The sequence below is a genomic window from Lolium perenne isolate Kyuss_39 chromosome 4, Kyuss_2.0, whole genome shotgun sequence.
aaggtttctcgtaccgtggcttatccgtatcaaagatttaggtcagggaggcttttataggcgaagagccggagtcggaagggctacggggcagccagtcaacaggggggcgcgcccccctcttggccgcgccgccaccccgtGTGGGGcctccagggctcccctctggtccctctctggtgctctcgaagcttccttgaaatataagatactgggcgttgatttcttccaattccgagaatattttcttactaggatttctgaaaccaaaaacaacagaaaacaggaactgacacttcggcatcttgtcaacaggttagttccggaaaatgcataataataacataaagtgtgtataaaacatgtgagtattgtcataaaacaagcatggaacataagaaattatagatacgttggagacgtatcagggcccacacactagggcggcgcgggccccttcttggccgcgccgccttagcgtggcgccacctcgtggccccacttcgtatcctcttcggtcttctggaagcttcgtagaaaaataagaccctgggcgttgatttcgtacaattccaagaatattttctttgcaggatttcagaaaccaaaaacagcagaaaacaacaactggctcttcggcatcttgtcaataggttagtgccggaaaatacataaatatgacataaagtgtgtataaaacatgtgagtatcatcataaaagtagcatgtaacataagaaattatagatacgtttgagacgtatcaacgggccggcaccgtcgttgcgtcgctccgttgcctgcttctccgccgcctcccgcgcggtcgctatggctcggtgcgccgccgcgtcctggctcagtgcctgctccagcctcgcgttggcggcgtcgtccttgagcgtctcgaaagaatcgacgatggccctctgctccgccgccctctcctccggcGTAGGCACATCAGGGTCATCGGGGGACCAAGATATCTCTGAGTCGGAGTCCTCTGCTGCAGCAGCGGCCGCCAGCCTGTGCTGTTCCAGCTTGGCGTCCAACGTCGCGtggcccgccagctcctcctctgcttcctgcgccgcgagtgccagggccgcggcgtccatgaccgggtggaggaggtcggtgctgtcttcggagtcgaactcctcggaggagctcgaggccggaggaggtggagtgggaggtgaaggtggaggtggaggtgcggCAGCCTGGTCGCGTCCGacgctgctcatggtggatctgctGGAGGCTGAGAGGAAAGCGGCGCTACGGCAGCGGCGACTAGGGTTTAgtgaggagatgagatgctcgtgCCTCTgtatatataggtcggaggcgggcgacggccgcgccacgcgtggcatcgccattactacgtgcgcagaggtaggcgacggccgcacgccacgcgaggcatcgccatttatgcggccgcagactgccgaagcgacgcctcgctGCCAGTAccggcggagaagacgcatcgacgcagggtcactaccaggcgggcccgacgaaacgtccgcttGACGCGAGCGAATACTTTCcgcgtccgccgagcgtccgccagAGACGCATCCCAGAcgcatatttgggtcaggtttgcgtctccgcggacgaccTGGTTATTTTACGTCGCCCCGCTGGATATTATGCCAGACGTATTTTCGATcatggcggacgaaaacggtcgctcaagatccggtttgcgtcgcgccgccgcTAGAGATGCCATTATTAACGAAAACGGGGCAAATGGCCATAAGGACGGCGACGATTTGGCCCATGCTATCAATCAATTTCAAGGGCTGGTTGAGGTCGACACATTCGGCTTGTTCACGTGGTGCCCACTCGTCCTAATAATCCAGCTAGCATCGGCTGCATGCGCCTCTCAAACATACCGACGTGTTATCATACCAATTACAATGACATGTAGGGCCTACAACTCGTCTGTCCAGCATGTCAGTGCCATAACCACTCGTAATCATTTTCTTCCTCGCGTCTGCAAATTTCCGCAGACGGCACAATTATTGTGGCAATTTTAATAAAACCCAATTCCCCATCCGGTTCCGCCCCGATCCCCAAactcctctccacctccacctccacttcGCGCGCGCGCGAACCCGCCTCTCCCGTCCCGACGCCATCCCAGCCGGCTCCGATCCGGCCCCATGCAGCACCGCTCGCCGGCGGCCGCCTCGGCCTCGGCCTCCCCCTCCCCCGGGGCGGTGGCtgccgcggcggcggccatggcgcccGGCGTAGGCGGGGTGGAGCCGGCCGTGACGCTCGACCAGGTCCCGCGCTGGAGCGACCCCGACCAGCGCCTCCCCTCctcccccaccgccgccggaTCCGAGGCCCCCGCCTCCTCCTTCCTCTCCTTCGCCGACCCCCTCGACGCGGCCGCCGGGGCGGGGGGCCGCGGCGCGTCCCGCTTCCCCGTCGACGACCACGTCAACTCCAAGATCTACCTCTGGCGGGGCCAGCCATGGAGCCTCGAGGTCGACGCCGTCGTCAACTCCACCAACGAGGTCCGTCCCTCGCGATTCCCATCCCTCCTCCTCTCGTGCCGCAACCGCAAACATACATACACTAGCAGCAGCATCACGATCGGTAACGCTAATTGGTTCGCAAATGCTTCCCGCAGAGCTTGGACGAGGCGCACAGCAGCCCGGGGTTGCACGCGGCGGCGGGGCCAGAGCTCGCCGAGGAGTGCGCCACCCTGGTACGTTTTTTCCTCCGATGCTGTTTCTACCTTCTTGAGCCGCATTTCGGTTTGGGATCGTGATCAGCGGGGCGGCCTTTTGTTTTCATCCATCTTTGCAGGGTGGGTGCCGGACTGGGATGGCCAAGATGACCAACGCCTACGATCTACCTGCTAGGTTGGTCATCTCATTTTGTTCTTATTTCCCATTGGGTATATACACACTGTTTACCCACAGAGAAGCCCATATGACCGACAATCCTCATATGACTGATTTTGCATCCTCCATGCTTGTAGTAGTAACACTTTAGAATGGAGACTACAGAGGGTACATAGCACAATCTTTCCAGTACTGACTCAAATGTAGTTGGGAAAAACCAGTGTTCAAGCTATAACATCTTGTGTATGAATTCTTGAATGCAGGGTGTCCATTTCTGATTGGGTATATACACAGTGTTTGCTCACTACAAGTTTGCATATGATCAATAATCCTTTTGTAATTGCAGATTTTGCATCCTTTTCTActcttttttttataaaaaagaaggcaGCCAAATTGACCATTGCTCCAAGGAAAATTTTGACATATTGTTGTTTTATCTGCTGTTGCCATCTTATAGTGATTTTTTTTAGTTATTTCGCAAAAACAATAGTGATTATTTTTAGTTGCAAATCAGTAGCTATCTCAGCAAAAGAGTAGTTGCAGGGATGGCATAACTGTTGGTTTGTAGTCTGACATCCATTTGCAGAAAATGTACTCGGTTACATAAGCAGTGAACGCTGTGGAGTTCATTTGCATAACTTGGCAAACTGTTAGACCCTTTCAGAGGGAATTAACACTCAAGTACATTATCATCTCGATTAATGGACAGAGCAACATTTTATGGCATATTCTTCTGTAAGCATGAACAATCATATTTTCGTGGTCAACGTTCATCATTATGGGACCCTGGTTTTGCACTCTGAGACACCCCACCCTCCTCTCTCAATAAATTATCTGTCGGCATTATTTTGCTAAGACAATGCTGTTCTGCTAATATATTTTACCACTAGAAAATTGGTGATACTTTATAGTTAATTAAATTTTAGTGGGAAGATCTATTTGTTCCAAAAACGCCCATTTGTTCTGACCATATGGGCGATTACTCCTGCTGTTCGATGTCAAATCAGCCATTACAACTGCAATGGTTGCTCACCATAGACCAGTCCTAATTTTCTGGTTCCATGCTGCATTCCGTAGTGTAAAACCAATTACACTTTGTCTGTAATTTGCTCCAAAGTGCAATTTGAACTCTGCATTTTCCATCTGAATGAATACTTGCTGTAAACAGATCAGATCAGACCTTACCTGTCTTATGCTCTAGGGTGATCCGCTCCTAAGCATTTTTTTTTCTTAAGTCAAAACTTctatgtttgaccaagtttatagaaAAAAATACCAATCTCTAGATTACCAAATCAGTATCATTAGATCCACTATTAAATATATTTTCTTATTATATTTATTTTGTATTTTTTGTAAAACATTGGTAAAACTTTGAAGGTTTGATTTAGGACAAAATTTATATGCCTTATATTTTGGAATGGTGGAAGTCATTGATTTTTATTATATTTGCTCTTCATCTGTTACCATACTTATCGATTTGTTTTCCAGGAAGGTCATCCATACGGTGGGCCCTAAATATGCTGTCAAATATCACACAGCGGCAGAGAGCGCACTTAGCCACTGCTACAGGTCTTGTATGGAACTACTTGTTGAGAATGGTCTTGAAAGGTATATTAAAAGCTTTGACGCTTGAATACgtacatatttttatttattttacattTTGGTGTCTTCCAATATTGCAATTCACATAGTATGTCCTGCAATTTTATGAGATTAAGTTTTTTTTGCCTTTAATGTGATTAGCATCGCAATGGGTTGCATATACACAGAGGCCAAGAATTACCCTCGCGAACCAGCAGCTCATGTGGCAATAAGTGAGTTGTCTTGTCAATATTTTGTTTCAATTCTCTTTATGTTCCGCTATTGTTTGATTTGTTCAACGGCTGCTATTCTATGGATGCGGACTCCAAAGAATGGATTTTGTCTGTGTTAATTATTTATTTGTTCAACAGTTAGCTTTTCCTAGTTTCTAAGTCCCGTCTTCTTTGGATGAGGTTGAGCAGGAACTGTTAGACGTTTTCTGGAGAAGCAAAAGGACAATATAACTGCTGTTGTCTTTTGTACTATATCATCATCTGATACAGAGATATATAAGCGGTACTTAAACTGAAACTAGTACTGCTAGTTAAATGTGATGATTTTCTTGCATAGATTGATAGTGTTGCATCCTGTAGATTGCTTCCTCTGTATTTCCCACGGGACAAACAGGAGGAAGAGATAGCTTCGTTAAAACTTCCAGCTGATGTTGGGGATGAGAATGGCGAGCCAATAATAGATGAAAGGAAAATAAGAATAAAAACGTTGCCTGCGGAGGCAGCAAATAGCAAATATCCAGCTCCCGTGCCCGCAGATAATCCCCTTTCTGGTTCTGGATTGACACGCAGAAGGTGAGACTCAACATGTTACTTGACGATGATTGTTCCTTAGTTGGAGTTTGTCTCATTCTGTTTTGTTCCATACAGAAATTCGAAGATGGATTCATATTTGGATCCTACCTTTATGTCCATAATTAAAGATCCAGATCTCCGACGCAAGGAGCAATGGGAAAAGTCTGCCCAGGCAAAGAAAGGATTTAATTGTGCCAAGTTGCTCGGTTTAGGCGATCTTGGTGGTCCTGCCTTATCGGCTGCCGAAGAATATTCACTTCATTCAAGATACCTTGCTAAAGCAAATTCCCTCAATCTTTCAGAAATCGCTGAAATGAAAATAATGTATGTAAATTCgtcattttctatttattttggaCTTTCTTCAGGCTGCTTTCTATCCATGACAATTTTTCCTGTTGGCGCTGTATCATTTGCCTGTATTTTGACATTGTTTGTCAATTTCAGTTACCGTGGTGGTGTCGATAGTGAAGGGCGTCCAGTTATGGTGGTTGTTGGCGCTCACTTTCTTCTTCGCTGTTTAGATCTTGAACGATTTGTTCTATATGTAGTAAAGGTAATAAATTGAAACACTTGAACTGCACATGATATGCAGTAACTTTCCCTGATATATCATGATTCATGAGCTTGCATTAATATACAATAGTGCTGCCTCAAAATGCAAAAGTTCTTAAGGTGTCAAATTGTCTTGAAGGATTTAAATACATAATGCACTATTTTATGGATATATATGCAAtttaacaacattgatgattgggCCCACAACAAGAAAAGTAAAGGCAATGCATCTAGCAGTTACTTTGTACTATGGAAGTAGATCTGCAATTTCCTTTctacttatatatgatatttgCTGCAGCCTCTTTTGGTACTACTTGATAGTACccattccttttttttttttggaacatcTGGACAATAATCCCTGACGGGATTATGATATGCTTTGCTTACAGGAGTTTGAGCCTTTGATTCAAAAGCCGTACTCTATTGTCTATTTCCACTCGGCAGCATCCTTACAAGTGTAAGTGTTTGATATGTAggctgggaggaaattgcatttcTATCTGAACCTTAGTGTATTTAATAGTATTTAAGAAGCAGTGGGTGTAACTTGAGTTCTTGTGATTGAATTTACAGACAACCAGACTTAGGATTCATGAAGCGGTTACAACAAATGCTAGGGCGGAAGCATCAGCGAAATCTTCAGGTTTGTACCTCATTTGATCTGATCGTGCATTAATGATTTTATGTTTGAAGAATATTAACATCTGATGTCATCGATTTCCACAGGCTATATATATACTCCACCCAACACTGGGATTGAGAACAGCTATTTTGGCGTTGCAGCTTCTTGTTGATGGAGATGTAAGTGTGGTTGCAAATACTTTTCTCCTTATTACTGGGCATGATTTGTTTTCATGAAATTCCAACTTCTCGTTGTGTGTGAATCAGGTCTGGAAGAAAGTTGTCTATGTTGACAGATTGATGCATTTGTTCAGATATGTACCACGAGAACAACTAACCATTCCAGATTTTGTCTTCCAGTAAGGAAATCTTGCAAATTTTATAGCTTTTTCACAGGTTTTCTAGCTAAGATACGTTCAGTACTGATGTATTTAATCACGCAGGCATGATCTCGAAGTGAATGGTGGAAAGGGCATAATCGTTGATCCTAGAACAAAGCATGTCTATCAAAGACCGTCAGGTTGATATTTAGTAACTCGTTCCTTCCAGTTCGTCGGTCAACTCTTGTAAAAACTATGTCCTCTAGCAGAGTTTTTCTAGATCCTTGCAGTATGTACCTAGTTGAGTTGGCATTATGTTCTACTTACATTCTTTCTTATCTTAGGAAGGTGAATATGTATATCAGCATATGTATCTTGTTCTGTACAACCAAATAAAGGCTGTATCTAAATGTCCCCCAAGTTCTCCCGTTGCGATTAGTCGCCTAGTCCTTATGTACTGTAAAATCTTGACTGGTCCTTGCAGTGGAGTAATATGTTGTCTGGTTACTAATGTTCTGGACAAGTGGACACGCGGGTGTTATAATCTTTTAAAGTCACCTACCTGCATCTTCCCAGATAGGATTCATACACCGTATGGTGCCTAGATATCTCCACTTTGGCCACCGGGCAAGTTAGTACTTTTTATTGTTCACCATTTTGTCCACACCTGTAAAATTTGCTACCGTCAAGTTTGatctgttttatttttatttgtggGTAGCAGTAAATATCAAGACAATTTGATTAGGAAATGTCAACCCATTTACAATCGGCAAGGCTGACATTTAATGTACATACCAACTTATTGCTTGTACATTTGTCAAACGTGACAGTGATACTGTATATCATCATGAGCGGTTGCTCTCGAGAATCAAATTACCTTGCGTCTGAAGTTAATAAGTAACAATGGCGCCTTAGAATAATGGACCGTAACATTTTGGAGCAACTTTCTTGAGACGATTATCTCATCAAACTGTCAGTGAACCACACTTTTTTAGGAACGGGCGGCCGTTGTTCACCCCTCAACAACACCAACAGGGGAAGCTGTATGCTGTTTTTCTGAATTCATGAGTAGGAAAACTGTGTTGATGATGGCTGAGCTGTGGTTGTCACATTCTAAAGCAAATATTagctagacttgctcaaatttaAGGTATTGTGGAAAAAAACTGTTGGATGGTCTATCATCACTGTATTCAATAAATCATGTTGAAGTTACATAAACTCTGTTAGAAAGTCATCAAACATTTCAGGTCGTATCCTTTCCAATGCTAAGCTTGTTCAGAGCATGATTAATAAAATTGGTTAGCATAAATTATCTACAATCAGTTAAACCAGATGAGATCATGATTTTGAGGCTTTAATAACAATGCCAGAGGGCAGAAAGTCTAGTTGTTTTTAAAAGTAGTTGACAAATGCATTCGACTCCGTCAGGTAGTACCATCTACCAGACTAATTGGGTTTGCAATTGTTGTACTGTCATGCTTTACTTATTGTAAAGCCGTTGTTGATAAGAGCTGTTGTAGATGATAATAGTCAGATAGCTTCTCTTGGGATTGATGATTGTGTCTCCACTGCTCTTATACCTTCCGCCGGGAGATGATAGGAGTGGAAACCCTCATAGGCTTGCGAGCTGCTCCTGTTATTTCTGCAGATTTACGTTAAAAATGGAAGTCGTACTATGAAAATTGAGTATTGAAAGATGAACCTTTCCACCTCTATGGAAAATCAATACCTATGGTCATATTTCATCTCGCAAGGCGTGATGCAGAGGAAATATATACCTCaatatagtactccctccgttcctccaTTTTGGTATGCTGCAGCGTTAATTAGTATGGAGCTGTAATTTGGTGTTTACGGGACGGATGCGGGCCGCGCTTGCCACCCTAGTTATGCTGCACGACCTTTTGGTATTGCCAATACCATGCCATGATATAGTGCAAACTAGTCACAAGTTGGCAAGGTTCCCCCGCATATTCGGATATCTTCACATATTTTTCATCCTTTGAGAAAGTTTGTAATAAGCTAGTACGTACAGGTACAGCCTACAGCCGCTTTGATCTAATGCCACAGATACGTGAGCTGTGCTTGGCCAGACAGGTTGCAATTTATTATACTCCCtccgtactacatacatgcatatttcAATAAAATCGAGAGAGTAAACAATCAAGGAGGGAGAGTGAGGATGCAAGTTAATGCTTTGGATAGTACGGAGTACGGCCTATTTGCTGCCCTGCCTGCATGCTGCTAAATCTGCATATGTTTGTAGTCGTTTTTACATTCCAAATGACCAATGTTATGAGCGTATGGCTATTGCCTGCGATTCTACCTGAAACTGGGTTTAGAGGTGATCATGAACAATTTCAATGGCTGTATTTGCACGAATTCGTATGGCAATATTTGCATGACTTGCATTTTCCATACCAATTTCTTGGAGAAATCGTCTTTTTCTTGTTCTTTTCTGTCTTAAGAAATCGATAGAGCCTTTGCCTTATTGTCATACCACGCGAATAGGTATGGAGGAGAGAAAAACATTAGTAACCCCACCTATTAAGACAGGTCACAAGATAGTTGTATTGATAACATTTAGATAAAACTCACATTACAATCTCGACCTTTTCTGGCAGCCCTTTATTCCTTACAATTTGTTCCGTTGAGGTATATTCCCAGCATAAATATGCCGTGGTTTCAATATTTTTCTtttcatatttctatattgaagcaTGAAAGTCAAAACTGATAAACTTCAGTTTGGCATTCCTCAATCCCCCAACTAAGATGTGTCTCTAAACGAAGGCATTTGACCTTTGATGCATCTTGACAATGTACGGCTGTACCTGCCGTACATAGGGTATTTTATTCCTGCAACTAGCCAATGTCCGGATTGGTATATCCATATCGTAGGTCCACGATGCATACATGTTTCTATGCCCATTCCAATCTTTATCTAACTTTGCTAACTTCCCCTTGTCTGCCTATATATAGGTACCAGCGGTACGGAAGAAAACACACAACAAGAAAGCTAGAGAAGATCGAAGTAGAAGCGGAGAGCTCATAGCTAGTGGAGAGGTCAATAACTAGTTGATCGATCGGCCATGGCGGGTGAACAGCTCAACGTGTTGAAAGCACTTGACCAGGCGAAAACGCAATGGTACCATTTCACGGCCGTGGTGATCGCCGGCATGGGCTTCTTCACCGACGCCTACGACCTCTTCTGCATATCCCTCGTCACTAGGCTGCTGGGGCGCATCTACTACACCGAAGCTGGCAGCAACGAGCCGGGTCACCTCCCGGCAAACGTGTCAGCCGCCGTGAACGGCGTGGCCCTCTGCGGCACGCTCGCGGGGCAGCTCTTCTTCGGCTGGCTCGGTGACAAGCTCGGCCGCAAGAGCGTCTATGGTTTCACGCTCATCCTTATGGTTCTCTGCTCCATCGCGTCAGGGCTCTCGTTCGGGCACGAGGCCAAGGGTGTCATAGGGACGCTCTGTTTCTTTCGCTTCTGGCTCGGCTTCGGCGTTGGCGGCGACTACCCCTTATCGGCGACCATCATGTCCGAGTACGCCAACAAGAAAACACGCGGCACCTTCATCGCTGCCGTCTTTGCCATGCAGGGCTTCGGTATCCTGTTCGGCACCATCGTCACCATTGTTGTCTCCTCCGCGTTCCGGAACGCGTTCCCAGCGCCACCCTTCTACGTCGACGCAGCGTCATCCATTGGGCCGGAGGCCGACTACGTGTGGCGCATCATTGTCATGTTCGGCACCATCCCTGCCGCGCTGACCTACTACTGGCGCATGAAGATGCCAGAGACCGCGAGATACACGGCGCTCATCACCCGCAACACGAAGCAAGCCACCGCGGACATGTCCAGGGTGCTCAACAAGGacatcaccgaggaggaggagaaggtccaGCTTCAAGTGGCCTCCGGGGACACTTGGGGCCTCTTCTCGCGGCAGTTCATGAGCCGCCACGGACTACACCTGCTAGCCACCACAAGCACATGGTTCCTGCTGGACGTCGCCTTCTACAGCCAGAACCTATTCCAGAAGGACATCTTCACCAAGGTCGGATGGATCCCGCCGGCAAGGACAATGAGCGCCCTCGAGGAGCTGTACCGCATCGCTCGTGCCCAGGCGCTCATCGCTCTTTGCGGCACCGTA
It includes:
- the LOC127296726 gene encoding uncharacterized protein, encoding MQHRSPAAASASASPSPGAVAAAAAAMAPGVGGVEPAVTLDQVPRWSDPDQRLPSSPTAAGSEAPASSFLSFADPLDAAAGAGGRGASRFPVDDHVNSKIYLWRGQPWSLEVDAVVNSTNESLDEAHSSPGLHAAAGPELAEECATLGGCRTGMAKMTNAYDLPARKVIHTVGPKYAVKYHTAAESALSHCYRSCMELLVENGLESIAMGCIYTEAKNYPREPAAHVAIRTVRRFLEKQKDNITAVVFCTISSSDTEIYKRLLPLYFPRDKQEEEIASLKLPADVGDENGEPIIDERKIRIKTLPAEAANSKYPAPVPADNPLSGSGLTRRRNSKMDSYLDPTFMSIIKDPDLRRKEQWEKSAQAKKGFNCAKLLGLGDLGGPALSAAEEYSLHSRYLAKANSLNLSEIAEMKIIYRGGVDSEGRPVMVVVGAHFLLRCLDLERFVLYVVKEFEPLIQKPYSIVYFHSAASLQVQPDLGFMKRLQQMLGRKHQRNLQAIYILHPTLGLRTAILALQLLVDGDVWKKVVYVDRLMHLFRYVPREQLTIPDFVFQHDLEVNGGKGIIVDPRTKHVYQRPSG
- the LOC127296728 gene encoding inorganic phosphate transporter 1-2, whose protein sequence is MAGEQLNVLKALDQAKTQWYHFTAVVIAGMGFFTDAYDLFCISLVTRLLGRIYYTEAGSNEPGHLPANVSAAVNGVALCGTLAGQLFFGWLGDKLGRKSVYGFTLILMVLCSIASGLSFGHEAKGVIGTLCFFRFWLGFGVGGDYPLSATIMSEYANKKTRGTFIAAVFAMQGFGILFGTIVTIVVSSAFRNAFPAPPFYVDAASSIGPEADYVWRIIVMFGTIPAALTYYWRMKMPETARYTALITRNTKQATADMSRVLNKDITEEEEKVQLQVASGDTWGLFSRQFMSRHGLHLLATTSTWFLLDVAFYSQNLFQKDIFTKVGWIPPARTMSALEELYRIARAQALIALCGTVPGYWFTVAFIDIIGRFWIQLMGFAMMTIFMLAIAVPYDYLVKPGHHTGFVVLYGLTFFFANFGPNSTTFIVPAEIFPARLRSTCHGVSAAAGKAGAIIGAFGFLYASQDQKKPDKGYSAGIGMRNALFLLAGTNFLGLLFSLLVPESKGRSLEEISKENYDDDATITPAGA